One Mycolicibacterium crocinum DNA window includes the following coding sequences:
- a CDS encoding SDR family oxidoreductase, with amino-acid sequence MKIVVIGGTGLVGSKVVQALSERGHEAVAAAPSTGVDTITGEGLAEVMSGAAVVVDVSNSPVLDDSAIEFFRAATTNLLTAEQHAGVRHHVALSVVGTAELAPHSGYFEGKLLQEKLISEGPIPFSIVHATQFFEFVNTLADSATEGDTVVLPPKYFQPMAAADVAEGVAIAALNDPINGITEIGGPDMVLLPDLIRTALIAHGDTRTVIADPSALYWGVDIGERTLVPGSGATLFDTRFEDWLLQAAAKS; translated from the coding sequence ATGAAAATCGTCGTAATCGGTGGCACCGGCCTGGTGGGGTCGAAAGTGGTGCAGGCCTTATCTGAGCGGGGTCACGAGGCCGTCGCCGCGGCACCCTCGACCGGTGTGGACACCATCACCGGTGAGGGCCTGGCCGAGGTGATGTCGGGTGCCGCCGTCGTCGTCGACGTCTCCAACTCCCCGGTGCTGGACGACTCGGCGATCGAGTTCTTCCGCGCGGCGACCACCAACCTGCTGACCGCCGAACAGCACGCCGGTGTGCGGCACCACGTCGCGCTGTCCGTGGTGGGCACTGCTGAGTTGGCTCCGCACAGCGGCTACTTCGAAGGCAAGCTCCTGCAGGAGAAGCTGATCAGTGAAGGCCCGATTCCGTTTTCGATTGTGCACGCGACCCAGTTCTTCGAGTTCGTCAATACGCTCGCCGACTCTGCCACCGAGGGCGACACGGTGGTGCTGCCGCCGAAGTACTTCCAGCCGATGGCCGCCGCCGACGTCGCCGAAGGCGTTGCAATCGCCGCGCTGAACGACCCCATCAACGGGATCACCGAAATCGGCGGCCCCGACATGGTTTTGCTTCCCGATCTGATCCGCACCGCGCTGATCGCCCACGGCGATACCCGCACCGTCATCGCCGATCCGAGCGCGCTCTACTGGGGCGTCGACATCGGCGAGCGCACCCTGGTGCCGGGGTCGGGCGCGACGCTCTTCGACACCCGGTTCGAGGACTGGCTTCTGCAGGCGGCCGCCAAGTCCTAG
- a CDS encoding cutinase family protein: MIGRLGSAVLAAGIALAGLTAGTASAAPGCADYHWIGAAGSGQRDAAGLTANGGMGSVVYQSYQQLKAQLAADGRTIDAEAVQYPAAAVPLEGGISGWLGFLGSVGDGTDATATQYKAFVERCPDSKVVLAGYSQGAMVVHRNLYKLADDPHLAAALLIADGDRLPVDTTIKLGSTAVALGHGEGVAQDHSFLASTNTSQLPPAIGTRTISVCDVGDPVCDYNPDTGKITDSAIAIHTSYAPALSGPHAWGTPLYTLVTATETASPVELTAHTA; the protein is encoded by the coding sequence GTGATTGGGCGCCTGGGATCGGCCGTGCTGGCCGCCGGTATCGCATTGGCCGGGCTGACGGCGGGAACCGCGTCGGCAGCCCCGGGGTGCGCTGATTACCACTGGATCGGCGCGGCCGGATCCGGACAGCGTGACGCGGCTGGGTTGACCGCCAACGGCGGTATGGGATCGGTGGTCTACCAGTCCTACCAGCAGCTCAAAGCGCAGCTCGCCGCCGACGGCCGCACCATCGACGCCGAAGCTGTCCAATACCCGGCGGCCGCGGTGCCACTCGAGGGCGGGATCAGCGGCTGGCTGGGCTTCCTCGGCAGCGTCGGCGACGGCACCGACGCGACCGCGACGCAGTACAAGGCCTTCGTCGAGCGCTGCCCCGACAGCAAGGTGGTCCTGGCCGGATACTCGCAGGGCGCGATGGTCGTCCACCGCAACCTGTACAAACTGGCCGACGATCCGCACCTGGCGGCGGCGTTGCTGATCGCCGACGGGGACCGGCTGCCCGTCGACACGACGATCAAACTGGGGTCGACCGCCGTCGCGCTGGGCCACGGCGAAGGCGTCGCGCAGGATCACTCGTTCCTGGCGTCGACCAACACCTCGCAGCTGCCGCCGGCGATCGGCACCCGCACCATCAGCGTCTGCGACGTCGGTGATCCGGTCTGCGACTACAACCCCGACACCGGGAAGATCACCGACTCGGCGATCGCAATCCACACCTCCTACGCGCCGGCCCTCAGCGGCCCGCACGCCTGGGGCACGCCGCTGTACACGCTTGTGACGGCGACCGAGACGGCCTCGCCCGTGGAGCTGACCGCGCACACCGCCTGA
- a CDS encoding TetR family transcriptional regulator yields MIGGDIVNTPVPDLVPPAGRVIPLSDMTSGQLARRAKIIEEVIDLIGAVGADAVQMRDVAQRSGVALATLYRYFSSKENLLAAALADWQKRLTRRVLSGGEPSDSDPLPAVLDYLRRAQRAFNRNPAMTALMLQMMTSTDPEVRSSIDQMERTNVELFNRLLAGVKPEAIPQVTFGLNAALSAALAGLRAGRLTLDESLNHVEWVARVLLAEAQR; encoded by the coding sequence TTGATCGGAGGTGACATCGTCAATACGCCAGTTCCCGACCTGGTGCCGCCTGCCGGACGTGTCATCCCGCTGTCGGATATGACGAGTGGTCAGCTTGCGCGCCGGGCGAAGATCATCGAAGAGGTGATCGACCTCATCGGTGCGGTCGGCGCGGACGCGGTTCAGATGCGTGATGTGGCCCAGCGGTCGGGCGTCGCGCTGGCCACGCTCTACCGCTACTTCTCGTCGAAAGAGAATCTGTTGGCCGCCGCATTGGCGGACTGGCAGAAGCGGTTGACCCGGCGCGTCCTGTCCGGCGGTGAGCCGTCGGACAGCGATCCACTGCCCGCAGTCTTGGACTACTTGCGCCGGGCGCAGCGTGCGTTCAACCGCAACCCGGCGATGACCGCGCTGATGCTGCAGATGATGACGTCGACCGACCCCGAGGTGCGCTCGTCGATCGATCAGATGGAGCGCACCAACGTCGAACTGTTCAACCGCCTGCTCGCCGGCGTAAAACCCGAAGCCATTCCGCAGGTGACGTTCGGGCTCAACGCCGCGTTGAGTGCTGCGCTCGCCGGGCTGCGCGCCGGGCGGCTGACGCTGGATGAGTCGCTGAATCACGTGGAATGGGTGGCGCGGGTGTTGCTGGCCGAGGCGCAACGCTAG
- a CDS encoding amidohydrolase family protein produces MAGRVGLPVIDTMIGFPHEGTAQYDFIRKQTKDRESKEDFDFPVEYMFKDVPKGLPTDDPVSLLLQQMDRFGIEKSMIGVSEGSAAELALKMFPDRFIASGNVNDPNDVMGTVNNIRREYETYGIRAVSCFPSGTFPQVPIDDPKMYPVYATCVELGLPIFCCAGVPGPRIPMAPQEVSRIDIVMFDFPDLVFVTRHGCEPWQDLAVKLMLKWPNLYYSTSAFAPKYYPKEIIDYANTRGADKIIYAGYFPMGLSLERIFSDLPKVPFKDEVWPKFLYGNAARILGLEN; encoded by the coding sequence ATGGCCGGACGGGTCGGTCTGCCGGTGATCGACACGATGATCGGTTTCCCGCACGAGGGCACCGCTCAGTACGACTTCATCCGCAAGCAGACCAAGGATCGCGAGTCCAAAGAGGACTTCGACTTCCCGGTCGAGTACATGTTCAAGGACGTGCCCAAGGGCCTGCCCACCGACGACCCCGTGTCACTGCTGCTTCAGCAGATGGACCGGTTCGGTATCGAGAAGTCGATGATCGGCGTGAGCGAGGGCTCCGCGGCAGAGCTGGCGCTCAAGATGTTCCCCGACCGCTTCATCGCCTCGGGCAACGTCAACGACCCGAACGACGTCATGGGCACCGTCAACAACATCCGCCGGGAATACGAGACGTACGGCATCCGCGCCGTGTCATGTTTCCCGTCGGGCACCTTCCCCCAGGTGCCGATCGACGATCCGAAGATGTACCCGGTCTACGCGACGTGCGTCGAACTGGGGCTGCCGATCTTTTGTTGCGCCGGTGTCCCCGGGCCGCGCATTCCGATGGCGCCGCAAGAGGTTTCACGGATCGACATCGTGATGTTCGACTTCCCCGACCTGGTCTTCGTCACCCGCCACGGGTGCGAGCCCTGGCAGGACCTCGCGGTCAAGCTCATGCTCAAGTGGCCCAACCTGTACTACTCGACCTCGGCGTTCGCACCGAAGTACTACCCCAAGGAAATTATCGACTACGCGAACACCCGCGGTGCCGACAAGATCATCTACGCCGGCTATTTCCCGATGGGCCTGTCGCTGGAGCGCATCTTCAGTGATCTGCCCAAGGTGCCTTTCAAAGACGAGGTGTGGCCGAAGTTCCTGTACGGCAATGCCGCTCGGATTCTAGGACTGGAGAACTAA
- a CDS encoding acyl-CoA dehydrogenase gives MLAITIEQEQLAEAVTQFAARHAPIDKTRAALDSIAAGELPTWWEEFIANGFHAVHLPEDAGGQGGTLADTACVIEAAAAALLPGPLLSTVSASAVASLADDSAATLVADLAGGATAVVVLPEDSGVRAMPDGEGWRLTGSIGSTLGLLAAQRVLLAAHGEDGTELWFALDASSGLALEQQRGTDLSTDVGTLALQDYPAQAPVTGIDTERARCVVAALTACASAGTVGKGVETAVNYIRTREQFGKPVGSFQALQHKAAVLLVNAELASASAWDAVRAIDESIDQHRLAAASAALMAVCAGPDLMLDALLMFGAIGYTWEHDTHLYWRRATSLAASVGSTPRWAREAGELARTLKRSTAINLGDVESEFRATIAATLDQASELENETPTDDARAPGLAYGSQRDLLAKAGLVAPHLPAPWGIDASPVQQVIITEEFDKRGMVRPSLSIAEWILPSILNSGTDSQRERFAWDMLRGTKRWCQLFSEPGAGSDLATLVTRAQKVEGGWLVNGHKIWTSSAHVAQFGAMLARTDPDAPKHRGISYFLVDMSSPGIEISPIKQASGESHFNEVFLTDVFIPDDMLVGEPGHGWDLAVATMAVERTAISNYVTIDRSQALRRMADTDGPDHDTILQALGGIEAHTTAIKAMVLRETLRLVQGQGPGPTSSIAKYAMVLLLRRASTANLGLTGRLAMLEDSDPAVIKPYFDMPSELIGGGTAEIQLTIIASMILGLPRK, from the coding sequence GTGTTGGCGATCACGATCGAGCAGGAGCAGCTGGCCGAGGCCGTGACTCAGTTCGCGGCCCGGCACGCCCCGATCGACAAGACCCGGGCCGCGCTCGACTCGATCGCTGCAGGTGAATTGCCAACGTGGTGGGAGGAATTCATCGCCAACGGCTTCCACGCGGTGCACCTTCCCGAAGATGCCGGTGGCCAGGGCGGCACGCTCGCGGACACGGCCTGCGTCATCGAGGCGGCCGCGGCCGCGCTCCTGCCCGGCCCGCTGCTGAGCACGGTATCGGCCAGCGCCGTGGCGAGCCTGGCCGACGATTCCGCGGCGACCTTGGTGGCCGACCTTGCCGGTGGTGCGACGGCCGTGGTGGTGCTGCCGGAGGATTCCGGCGTCCGCGCCATGCCGGACGGCGAAGGGTGGCGGCTGACCGGTTCCATCGGTAGCACCCTGGGACTGCTTGCTGCACAACGGGTTCTGCTGGCCGCCCACGGTGAGGACGGCACCGAATTGTGGTTTGCGCTCGACGCCAGCTCCGGTCTTGCGCTTGAGCAGCAGCGCGGCACCGATCTGAGCACCGACGTCGGCACCCTCGCCCTCCAGGATTACCCGGCACAGGCCCCGGTCACCGGGATCGACACCGAACGAGCACGTTGTGTCGTCGCCGCGCTCACGGCGTGTGCATCGGCCGGCACCGTGGGCAAGGGCGTCGAAACGGCCGTGAACTACATCCGCACCCGCGAGCAGTTCGGTAAGCCAGTCGGCTCGTTCCAGGCTCTGCAGCACAAGGCCGCCGTGCTGCTGGTGAACGCGGAGCTGGCGTCGGCGTCGGCATGGGATGCGGTCCGAGCGATCGACGAGAGCATCGACCAGCACCGGCTGGCCGCCGCGTCGGCAGCGCTGATGGCGGTCTGCGCGGGCCCCGACCTGATGCTCGACGCGCTGCTGATGTTCGGCGCCATCGGCTACACCTGGGAACACGACACCCACCTGTACTGGCGGCGGGCCACCAGTTTGGCCGCATCGGTGGGGTCGACTCCACGCTGGGCCCGTGAGGCGGGCGAACTGGCCCGCACGCTAAAGCGTTCGACGGCAATCAATCTCGGTGACGTCGAGTCGGAGTTCCGGGCCACGATCGCCGCGACACTCGATCAGGCGTCGGAGCTGGAGAACGAAACGCCGACCGATGATGCTCGGGCACCGGGGCTCGCCTACGGTTCGCAGCGCGACCTACTGGCCAAGGCTGGTCTGGTCGCTCCGCACCTGCCCGCCCCGTGGGGCATCGACGCATCTCCCGTGCAACAGGTGATCATCACCGAGGAGTTCGACAAGCGCGGGATGGTGCGGCCGTCGCTCAGTATCGCGGAATGGATTCTGCCGTCGATTCTCAACAGCGGAACCGATTCGCAGCGTGAACGATTCGCGTGGGACATGCTGCGCGGCACCAAGCGGTGGTGCCAGTTGTTCAGCGAGCCGGGTGCCGGCTCGGACCTCGCCACGCTGGTCACCCGGGCCCAGAAGGTCGAAGGCGGCTGGCTGGTGAACGGACACAAGATCTGGACCTCGTCGGCACATGTCGCACAGTTCGGCGCGATGCTGGCCCGCACGGACCCCGATGCGCCGAAACACCGTGGCATCAGTTACTTCTTGGTCGATATGTCATCGCCCGGGATCGAGATCAGCCCGATCAAGCAGGCCAGCGGTGAGTCCCATTTCAACGAAGTGTTTCTCACCGACGTCTTCATTCCCGACGACATGCTGGTCGGTGAGCCCGGCCACGGCTGGGATCTCGCGGTGGCGACCATGGCTGTCGAGCGCACGGCAATCAGCAACTACGTCACCATCGATCGCTCACAAGCGCTTCGGCGGATGGCCGACACCGACGGCCCCGATCACGACACGATCCTGCAGGCGCTCGGTGGGATCGAAGCCCACACGACTGCCATCAAGGCGATGGTTCTGCGTGAGACCTTGCGTCTGGTGCAAGGGCAGGGCCCCGGCCCGACCTCCAGCATCGCCAAGTACGCGATGGTGCTGCTGCTGCGCCGTGCCTCTACTGCAAACCTGGGGCTCACCGGACGCCTTGCGATGCTGGAGGATTCAGATCCTGCAGTGATCAAGCCCTACTTCGACATGCCGTCAGAGCTCATCGGCGGCGGCACGGCAGAGATTCAGCTCACGATCATCGCCTCGATGATCCTCGGCCTGCCACGGAAATAG
- a CDS encoding amidohydrolase family protein produces MTTALPFKFFDCDNHYYEAEDAFTRYIDPKLKKRAIQWAQLDGRQRLLVGGRVNRFIPNPTFDPVGKPGALDEYFRGRNPRGADLNALFGELEPIRPEYRNRDARLEAMDAQGMQGCIMLPTLGVGMEQALLPDFDATIATFKAFNRWLDEDWGFAYQERIFTAPYITMCRPADAVRELEWALERDARFIVMIPGPITTEVGMRPPGDPMFDEFWQLANDSGITVCYHSGETYYSKFMPAWGESDYMMSFNALLGFRSLFSGDAIQDTFANHLHNGLFLRFPNLRMACIESGSTWVFHLFEKLTKSWGQIPFIYREDPRETFRRHVWVSPFYEDELASLLKLMGDDHILMGSDYPHVEGLAEPASYIKDLENFDYTPEQCRKVMRDNGIELSVRRPV; encoded by the coding sequence ATGACCACTGCGCTTCCGTTCAAGTTCTTCGACTGTGACAACCACTATTACGAGGCCGAGGACGCATTCACGCGCTACATCGACCCGAAACTGAAGAAGCGTGCGATCCAGTGGGCGCAGCTTGACGGGCGGCAACGACTGTTGGTCGGCGGCAGGGTCAACCGGTTCATCCCGAACCCGACGTTCGACCCGGTGGGTAAACCCGGTGCGCTCGACGAGTACTTCCGCGGCCGCAATCCCCGCGGTGCAGATCTGAACGCGCTGTTCGGCGAACTGGAGCCGATCCGGCCCGAATACCGCAACCGCGATGCGCGGCTGGAGGCGATGGACGCCCAGGGCATGCAGGGCTGCATCATGCTGCCGACCCTCGGCGTCGGGATGGAGCAGGCGTTGCTCCCCGACTTCGATGCGACGATCGCGACGTTCAAGGCGTTCAACCGCTGGCTCGACGAAGACTGGGGATTCGCCTATCAGGAGCGGATTTTCACCGCTCCCTACATCACCATGTGCCGGCCGGCCGACGCGGTGCGTGAACTCGAGTGGGCGCTCGAACGCGATGCCCGCTTCATCGTGATGATCCCGGGGCCGATCACCACCGAGGTCGGGATGCGACCCCCCGGTGATCCGATGTTCGACGAGTTCTGGCAGCTGGCCAACGATTCCGGTATCACGGTGTGCTACCACTCCGGTGAGACCTACTACTCGAAGTTCATGCCGGCGTGGGGTGAGTCGGACTACATGATGTCGTTCAACGCGCTGCTGGGCTTCCGCAGTCTGTTCAGTGGGGACGCGATCCAGGACACGTTCGCCAACCATCTGCACAACGGGTTGTTCCTGCGGTTCCCGAATCTGCGGATGGCGTGCATCGAGAGCGGCTCAACGTGGGTGTTCCATCTGTTCGAGAAGCTGACCAAGTCGTGGGGCCAGATCCCGTTCATCTATCGGGAGGATCCGCGGGAGACGTTCCGGCGCCACGTCTGGGTGTCACCGTTCTACGAGGACGAACTGGCCAGCCTGCTGAAGCTGATGGGTGACGACCACATCCTGATGGGTTCGGACTACCCGCACGTCGAAGGTCTGGCCGAGCCGGCCTCCTACATCAAGGACCTGGAGAACTTCGACTACACGCCCGAGCAGTGCCGTAAGGTCATGCGGGACAACGGGATCGAGCTATCGGTCCGCCGGCCGGTGTAG
- a CDS encoding SDR family NAD(P)-dependent oxidoreductase, producing MDTNLTDRVAVVTGASKGIGLAITETLTAAGAHVIAGARHNTAELEALEAAGLATFVAADLATPEGPRAVIEAAAQHGGIDILVNNAGAVTPRFDGLLSVTDDDWLAGLSVNFLSAVRTTREAIPHMLRRGGGSIVMIGSVNATLPEWNIVDYGAAKAALANFAKAVSKEFGRNGIRVNTISPGPVATPLWLADQGIAAQFAAASGATPDQVVDSVVAGSATGRFTTAQEVADLALFLAGDRSANITGSDFRIDGGYVTTL from the coding sequence GTGGATACCAACCTCACCGACAGAGTCGCCGTTGTGACGGGTGCGAGCAAGGGAATCGGTCTGGCCATCACCGAGACCCTGACCGCCGCGGGCGCGCACGTGATTGCCGGGGCGCGGCACAACACCGCCGAGCTCGAGGCGCTCGAAGCGGCCGGTCTGGCCACGTTCGTCGCCGCCGACCTGGCCACCCCCGAGGGGCCCCGCGCGGTGATCGAAGCCGCCGCGCAGCACGGTGGCATCGACATCCTGGTGAACAACGCCGGGGCGGTCACGCCGCGCTTCGACGGTCTGCTGTCGGTGACCGACGACGACTGGCTGGCGGGCTTGTCGGTGAACTTCCTGTCCGCCGTGCGGACCACCCGGGAGGCCATCCCGCACATGCTGCGCCGCGGCGGCGGATCGATCGTGATGATCGGTTCGGTCAACGCGACGCTGCCGGAATGGAACATCGTCGACTACGGCGCCGCCAAGGCGGCCCTGGCCAACTTCGCCAAGGCGGTCTCGAAGGAGTTCGGCCGCAACGGTATTCGCGTCAACACCATCAGTCCCGGGCCGGTCGCCACCCCGTTGTGGCTGGCTGATCAGGGGATCGCCGCGCAGTTCGCGGCGGCCAGCGGGGCCACCCCCGACCAGGTCGTCGACTCCGTGGTCGCCGGTTCGGCCACCGGACGCTTCACCACCGCGCAGGAAGTCGCCGACCTCGCGCTCTTCCTCGCCGGTGACCGCTCGGCCAACATCACCGGTTCCGACTTCCGCATCGACGGTGGCTATGTCACCACCCTGTAA
- a CDS encoding alpha/beta hydrolase — protein sequence MSTKLNSVIFIHGLWIHATAWQPWLDLFTERGYAVSAPGWPGDGDTVTETRDNADALNDIGIEDIVNHYVEIIDAGGKHQAKPVVIGHSFGGLIAQELLAAGHVAAAVAIDPAPIKGVKALPLAQLRSAFPVLGNPANRHRTVALNAKQFRYAFGNTLTEQESDELHDKWTIPGPGRPLFEDATANFHRDSPAKVDTHLIDRGPLLLTSGTEDHTVPLKVTKEVYGLYEKGGSDTEFREFDGRGHSLTIDAGWRDVADVALEWLARKGF from the coding sequence ATGAGCACCAAACTCAATTCCGTCATCTTCATCCACGGTCTGTGGATCCACGCCACCGCATGGCAGCCGTGGCTGGACCTGTTCACCGAACGCGGGTATGCGGTATCGGCCCCGGGCTGGCCCGGTGATGGCGACACCGTCACCGAGACGCGTGACAACGCCGACGCCCTCAACGACATCGGAATCGAGGACATCGTCAACCACTATGTGGAGATCATCGACGCCGGCGGTAAGCACCAAGCCAAGCCCGTCGTGATCGGACATTCCTTCGGCGGCCTCATCGCTCAGGAGCTGCTCGCCGCGGGCCACGTCGCCGCGGCCGTCGCGATCGACCCGGCCCCCATCAAGGGCGTCAAGGCGCTGCCGCTGGCGCAATTGCGGTCGGCGTTCCCCGTACTCGGCAATCCGGCCAACCGGCACCGGACCGTGGCACTGAACGCCAAGCAGTTCCGCTACGCGTTCGGCAACACCCTGACCGAGCAGGAAAGCGATGAGCTGCACGACAAGTGGACGATTCCCGGCCCTGGTCGCCCGCTGTTCGAGGATGCCACCGCCAATTTCCACCGGGACTCGCCGGCCAAGGTCGACACTCACCTCATCGATCGCGGTCCACTACTGCTGACGTCGGGAACCGAAGACCACACGGTGCCGCTGAAGGTCACCAAGGAGGTGTACGGCCTCTACGAGAAGGGTGGATCCGACACCGAATTCCGCGAGTTCGACGGTCGTGGTCACTCGTTGACCATCGACGCCGGATGGCGTGACGTGGCCGACGTGGCCCTGGAATGGCTGGCGAGGAAGGGCTTCTGA
- a CDS encoding nitroreductase produces the protein MYDLENAIRDRRSIRLFLRDKPVPRELVTESLELAIRAPSNSNVQPWHVIFASGPVRDRLAEALLEQADIEAPNVPELPESFAHLRRELGALVYGTMGVARDDAEARRLAVLRNWEFFRAPVAGIVCMHRDLGYVDAVGVGMFLQTFLLALTARGLGSCVQVSVAGYPDVLREQLGIGEEMRILCGVSIGYPDPEFACNQLIVPRNPLENNVVFIDS, from the coding sequence ATGTACGACCTCGAGAACGCGATCCGTGACCGCCGGTCCATCCGCTTGTTCCTCCGCGACAAGCCGGTGCCTCGGGAACTCGTCACCGAATCACTGGAGCTGGCGATCCGCGCTCCGTCGAACTCCAATGTGCAGCCGTGGCATGTGATCTTCGCGTCCGGCCCGGTGCGGGATCGCCTGGCCGAGGCGCTGCTCGAGCAGGCTGACATCGAGGCTCCGAACGTGCCCGAACTGCCGGAGTCGTTTGCGCACCTGCGCCGTGAGCTGGGCGCACTGGTGTACGGGACGATGGGTGTCGCGCGCGACGATGCCGAAGCCAGACGCCTTGCCGTCCTGCGTAATTGGGAGTTCTTCCGCGCACCCGTGGCCGGCATCGTCTGCATGCACCGCGACCTGGGTTATGTCGACGCCGTCGGTGTCGGCATGTTCCTGCAGACCTTCCTGCTCGCGCTCACCGCACGCGGCTTGGGCAGTTGCGTGCAGGTCTCGGTCGCCGGCTATCCCGATGTGCTGCGCGAACAGCTGGGGATCGGCGAGGAGATGCGCATTCTGTGCGGTGTCTCGATCGGCTATCCCGATCCGGAGTTCGCGTGCAATCAGCTGATCGTGCCGCGCAATCCGCTCGAGAACAACGTCGTGTTCATCGACAGCTGA
- a CDS encoding DUF1906 domain-containing protein, whose product MEPTRRDVFRYALTALAGAAALGAPKASAEGLRLIDFAVQLVSPEQIKAAGYDGALVYVSELRPGATFDFKPVTRDYTDGLIAAGLHVVSCYQFGKPGWPTPSDFTRAFDGGVADAQTALRIHGAAGGPNSAPIFFSVDEDINADTWKSTAVQWFRGINSVLGVERTGMYGGARQLGWAIGDGVVGHSTSPGHRWAWQTKAWSGGAREPAAVLFQREVVTASDPGAIIDGVSVDVDDVLAPDFGQWDLAR is encoded by the coding sequence ATGGAGCCGACCCGGCGCGACGTCTTCCGGTATGCGCTCACGGCGCTGGCCGGTGCCGCTGCCCTCGGTGCGCCGAAGGCATCCGCCGAGGGGCTGCGGCTGATCGATTTCGCGGTGCAGCTGGTTTCGCCCGAGCAGATCAAGGCCGCCGGCTACGACGGGGCTCTGGTCTACGTGTCCGAGCTGCGGCCGGGCGCCACCTTCGATTTCAAGCCGGTCACCCGCGACTACACCGACGGACTCATTGCGGCCGGGCTGCATGTCGTCAGCTGCTACCAGTTCGGTAAGCCCGGCTGGCCCACACCCTCGGATTTCACCCGCGCCTTCGACGGCGGCGTGGCCGACGCCCAGACCGCGCTGCGGATTCACGGCGCGGCGGGTGGACCGAATTCGGCGCCGATCTTCTTCAGCGTCGACGAGGACATCAACGCCGACACGTGGAAAAGCACAGCGGTCCAATGGTTCCGGGGTATCAACTCGGTGCTCGGTGTCGAGCGCACCGGGATGTACGGCGGTGCCCGTCAACTCGGATGGGCGATCGGCGACGGCGTGGTCGGTCATTCCACGAGTCCCGGCCATCGCTGGGCCTGGCAGACCAAAGCATGGTCGGGGGGTGCCCGCGAACCCGCCGCGGTGTTGTTCCAACGTGAGGTCGTCACCGCGTCCGACCCAGGCGCGATCATCGACGGAGTCAGCGTCGACGTCGACGACGTGTTGGCGCCGGACTTCGGCCAGTGGGATCTCGCCCGCTGA
- a CDS encoding L,D-transpeptidase family protein, with protein sequence MNAVASLVVRIGLALLLSVLLAPPASAAPETSQWIVVGVPAANSTTGTLTAFQRVGQDWKVVLGPTPAKVGELGVGAPADGVYRTPEGTFGFDQAFGREPNPGTKMPYFQATNQDWWDEDGKSPTYNTHVRTAAQPSGIAENLYDSGPVYDYAVNITSNPQRIPGKVAGIFLHVTDGNPTWGCIAIGRDEMKSILNWLDPAANPQITIGVGEPSLITARS encoded by the coding sequence ATGAACGCCGTGGCGAGCCTCGTGGTGCGAATCGGCCTAGCCCTGCTTCTGAGTGTGCTCCTGGCCCCACCGGCGAGCGCCGCACCGGAGACCTCGCAATGGATCGTCGTCGGCGTGCCCGCCGCCAACTCCACCACCGGCACGCTGACCGCCTTCCAGCGGGTCGGGCAGGACTGGAAGGTTGTGCTGGGTCCCACGCCGGCCAAGGTCGGCGAATTGGGCGTCGGCGCCCCGGCCGACGGCGTCTACCGCACCCCGGAGGGCACCTTCGGATTCGACCAGGCCTTCGGCCGTGAGCCCAACCCGGGCACGAAGATGCCTTATTTCCAGGCCACCAACCAGGACTGGTGGGACGAGGACGGCAAGTCCCCGACGTACAACACCCACGTGCGGACCGCGGCCCAGCCGTCGGGCATCGCGGAGAACCTCTACGACTCGGGACCGGTCTACGACTACGCGGTGAACATCACGTCCAACCCCCAACGCATTCCGGGCAAGGTGGCCGGGATTTTCCTGCACGTGACCGACGGCAATCCCACGTGGGGCTGCATTGCCATCGGCCGCGACGAAATGAAGTCGATACTGAATTGGCTTGACCCCGCGGCCAACCCGCAGATCACCATCGGGGTCGGTGAACCCTCGCTCATCACGGCGCGGTCGTGA